A single Paraburkholderia sp. D15 DNA region contains:
- a CDS encoding phage Gp37/Gp68 family protein — MSENSKIEWTDHTFNPWIGCSRVSPGCDNCYAAVSTPARTMHVAWGATEARHRTGASNWATPKIWNGGHDAFFAKHGRRQRVFCASLADVFDNAVDPAWRRDLFDLIELTPNLNWLLLTKRIGNVFEMVARARSHDWLAGRDNVWLGATVVNQEEADRDIPKLLAVPARVRFLSMEPLLGPVSFEGIFASDDVRDGTNALEALDWVIVGGESGTDARPMHPDWARDIRDQCEQVGTPFFFKQWGEWVPMMGHTEGVSVKGPKFTNPDGTIMGRAGKKAAGRHLDGRKHEEFPA, encoded by the coding sequence GTGAGCGAAAACAGCAAAATCGAATGGACCGATCACACGTTCAACCCGTGGATCGGTTGCAGCCGCGTATCGCCCGGATGCGACAACTGCTATGCGGCCGTCAGCACGCCTGCACGCACGATGCATGTTGCGTGGGGAGCGACCGAAGCCAGGCATCGCACCGGTGCGAGCAACTGGGCAACGCCGAAGATTTGGAATGGCGGCCACGATGCGTTCTTCGCCAAACACGGCCGGCGCCAGCGCGTGTTCTGCGCATCACTCGCTGACGTGTTCGATAACGCCGTCGATCCGGCGTGGCGTCGCGATCTGTTCGACCTGATCGAGCTCACGCCGAACCTCAACTGGCTGCTTCTCACGAAGCGCATCGGAAACGTCTTCGAAATGGTCGCACGGGCGAGGTCGCACGACTGGCTCGCCGGGCGCGACAACGTCTGGCTCGGCGCGACGGTCGTCAATCAGGAAGAGGCCGACCGCGATATCCCCAAGCTTCTCGCCGTGCCGGCGCGCGTCCGGTTTCTGTCGATGGAGCCGTTGCTCGGCCCCGTCAGCTTCGAAGGAATCTTTGCCAGCGACGACGTTCGCGACGGAACGAACGCGCTCGAAGCGTTGGACTGGGTGATCGTCGGCGGCGAAAGCGGCACCGACGCGCGGCCTATGCATCCGGACTGGGCTCGCGATATCCGCGACCAGTGCGAGCAAGTCGGCACGCCGTTTTTCTTCAAACAGTGGGGAGAGTGGGTGCCCATGATGGGTCATACCGAAGGCGTCTCAGTCAAAGGCCCGAAGTTCACTAATCCAGACGGGACGATCATGGGCCGGGC
- a CDS encoding DNA cytosine methyltransferase codes for MKRDAISLPLQLGSELIVDNFAGGGGASTGIERAFGRSIDIAINHDGEALAMHAANHPTTKHYTEDVFAVHPGFITGEQPIGLAWFSPDCKHHSKAKGGKPREQKIRGLAWVTLKWATFQMPRCIALENVEEFQDWGPLDDEGRPIKAEKGRTFSAFVAALTTGLPKEHPDTGEIYETLGADFPMARLHAGLGYKVEWRVLRACDFGTPTIRKRLYVFARRDGLPIVWPAATHGDPKGAAVKAGKLLPWRTAAECIDWSIPCPSIFDRARPLKDATLRRIAKGIMKFVVNSADPFIVSYYTADERFRGSSVDSPLGTSTTANRFAVVAPTLMHVTHHGSDRNADIGAPIATVTGANRGEQALVSATLIQTGYGEREGQEPRVPGLDKPLGTAVAGGVKHAVVSAFLAKHYGGHETPGSSLDAAMSTVTAQDHHALVTAQLVGCGGRAGQSRPRDANEPMATITSKADTTVVTSHLLKLRNNQFGQDAADPMPTLTAGGGHVGEVRAFLIKYYGNEKDGQSLRAPLGTIPTHDRFGLVTIHGETYAIVDIGMRMLTPRELARAQGFPDSYVLDPIHNGKPLSKSAQVRMIGNSVCPDVAAALIRANFTHERLITAAA; via the coding sequence ATGAAGCGCGACGCGATTTCTCTCCCCCTGCAACTCGGCAGCGAGCTCATCGTGGATAACTTCGCCGGCGGAGGCGGCGCAAGTACCGGCATCGAGCGCGCGTTCGGCCGCTCGATCGACATTGCGATCAACCACGACGGCGAAGCGCTTGCGATGCACGCAGCCAACCACCCGACCACGAAGCATTACACCGAAGACGTCTTCGCAGTGCATCCCGGATTTATCACGGGGGAGCAACCGATCGGCCTCGCGTGGTTCAGCCCGGACTGCAAGCATCACAGCAAGGCGAAAGGCGGAAAGCCACGCGAACAGAAGATTCGCGGGCTGGCATGGGTCACGTTGAAGTGGGCGACGTTCCAGATGCCTCGCTGCATCGCACTCGAAAATGTTGAAGAGTTCCAGGACTGGGGCCCGCTCGACGATGAGGGGCGTCCCATCAAGGCAGAGAAGGGCCGCACGTTCAGCGCCTTTGTCGCGGCGCTCACGACTGGTCTGCCGAAAGAGCATCCGGACACCGGCGAGATCTACGAAACGCTCGGCGCTGATTTCCCGATGGCGCGCCTGCACGCCGGCCTTGGCTACAAAGTAGAGTGGCGCGTCCTGCGTGCCTGCGACTTTGGCACGCCGACGATCCGTAAGCGCCTCTATGTTTTCGCGCGCCGCGACGGATTGCCTATCGTCTGGCCTGCGGCAACGCACGGCGACCCGAAAGGCGCCGCAGTGAAGGCCGGGAAACTGCTGCCGTGGCGCACCGCCGCCGAATGCATCGACTGGTCAATCCCCTGTCCGTCGATCTTTGACCGCGCGCGGCCGCTGAAAGACGCGACGCTGCGCCGGATCGCCAAGGGCATCATGAAATTCGTGGTGAACAGCGCGGATCCGTTCATCGTGTCGTACTACACGGCTGACGAGAGGTTTCGTGGCTCGTCCGTCGATTCGCCCCTCGGCACATCCACAACCGCGAACCGCTTTGCAGTCGTCGCACCTACGCTGATGCACGTGACTCATCACGGATCGGATCGTAACGCCGACATCGGCGCGCCGATCGCGACAGTAACCGGCGCAAACCGCGGCGAACAGGCTCTCGTCTCCGCGACGTTGATCCAGACCGGCTACGGCGAGCGCGAGGGCCAGGAGCCGCGCGTGCCCGGCCTCGACAAGCCGCTCGGCACCGCAGTCGCCGGTGGCGTCAAGCACGCCGTCGTGTCCGCGTTCCTCGCGAAGCACTACGGTGGTCACGAGACGCCCGGATCGTCGCTCGATGCTGCGATGAGCACGGTGACGGCGCAGGATCATCACGCGCTAGTCACCGCGCAGCTCGTCGGTTGCGGTGGCCGCGCCGGTCAGTCACGGCCGCGCGATGCGAACGAGCCAATGGCGACCATCACCAGCAAAGCGGATACGACTGTCGTCACCTCGCACCTTCTGAAGCTGCGCAACAACCAGTTTGGCCAAGACGCTGCCGATCCGATGCCGACGCTTACGGCCGGCGGCGGCCACGTCGGCGAAGTGCGCGCGTTTCTGATCAAGTACTACGGCAACGAAAAGGACGGGCAGTCCCTGCGCGCGCCGCTCGGCACTATCCCGACACACGATCGCTTCGGTCTTGTCACGATCCACGGCGAAACATACGCGATCGTCGATATCGGCATGCGGATGCTGACGCCGCGTGAACTTGCGCGCGCCCAAGGCTTCCCGGATTCCTACGTGCTGGACCCGATCCACAACGGAAAGCCCCTCTCGAAAAGCGCTCAGGTGCGCATGATCGGCAATAGCGTGTGCCCTGACGTCGCGGCCGCGCTGATCCGTGCCAACTTCACGCATGAGCGTCTGATTACGGCGGCGGCCTAA
- a CDS encoding RNA-directed DNA polymerase, translating to MPSADWNAGFTFTDLANAYFDCRRTKRNSASALTFESNLEHNLRRLYDDLAGGTYTPGPSVCFVITRPKPREVWAADFRDRVVHHLLYKRTGPRFEKAFIADSCACIKGRGTLYAAQRLDGKIRSVTQNWSRPAHYLKCDLANFFVSIDKRKLLKLLLAKIPEPFWRALTELVLMHDPRADFVYRGDRALMDLVPPHKRLMNQPAHLGLPIGNLSSQFFANVLLDVLDQHVKHVIGARHYIRYVDDFLFLHESTDWLNAALRDVDAFLPAALGLRLNPKKTILQPIARGVDFVGQVIKPWRRSTRRRTVGEAARRVATVAADEFLDVANSYFGLLGQAPASHHDRATLANVVRDRGHAVNFKLTKTYRGSGV from the coding sequence GTGCCGTCCGCAGATTGGAATGCTGGTTTCACTTTTACGGATCTCGCCAACGCCTATTTCGACTGTCGGCGCACGAAGCGCAACAGCGCCAGCGCGCTGACTTTCGAATCGAATCTGGAGCACAACCTTCGTCGCCTGTACGACGATCTGGCCGGCGGCACTTATACGCCCGGCCCTTCCGTCTGTTTCGTGATCACGCGCCCGAAGCCGCGCGAGGTGTGGGCGGCCGACTTTCGCGACCGTGTCGTCCACCATTTACTGTACAAGCGCACCGGCCCGCGTTTCGAAAAGGCATTCATTGCCGACTCGTGCGCATGTATCAAGGGGCGCGGCACGCTGTACGCGGCGCAACGCCTCGACGGGAAGATTCGCTCGGTCACGCAAAACTGGTCCCGGCCGGCGCACTATCTGAAGTGCGATCTCGCGAACTTCTTCGTCAGCATCGACAAGCGCAAATTGCTCAAGCTGCTGCTCGCGAAGATTCCCGAGCCGTTCTGGCGCGCGCTGACCGAGCTCGTGCTGATGCACGATCCACGGGCCGACTTCGTCTACCGCGGCGATCGCGCGCTGATGGATCTGGTACCGCCGCACAAGCGACTCATGAACCAGCCGGCGCACCTCGGCCTGCCGATCGGCAACCTCTCGTCACAGTTCTTCGCGAATGTGCTGCTCGACGTGTTGGACCAGCATGTAAAGCACGTGATAGGGGCACGCCACTACATCCGCTATGTGGATGACTTCCTGTTTTTGCACGAATCGACCGACTGGCTGAACGCGGCGCTGCGCGACGTCGACGCGTTCCTGCCGGCGGCGCTCGGCCTGCGGTTGAATCCGAAGAAAACCATTCTTCAGCCGATCGCGCGCGGCGTGGACTTCGTCGGGCAGGTGATCAAGCCGTGGCGACGCTCGACGCGGCGGCGCACGGTCGGCGAAGCAGCCCGGCGCGTCGCTACGGTCGCCGCAGACGAATTTCTTGATGTCGCGAACAGCTATTTCGGCCTGCTCGGGCAGGCGCCGGCCAGCCACCACGACCGCGCCACGCTAGCCAACGTTGTCCGGGATCGCGGACACGCGGTCAACTTCAAACTCACCAAAACATATCGAGGATCAGGCGTATGA
- a CDS encoding four helix bundle protein — protein MAIHTQLPIYKVAYEMLDVVSDLVANVPRKFKRSIGEKIDAECIEIAVLVFRANVATNKEPHLVELLERLQVIELLLRLATDKRLISRGGYAKAIDLSTSIGKQANGWRRAASRPLHGGQGRHD, from the coding sequence ATGGCCATCCACACGCAACTGCCGATTTACAAGGTCGCTTACGAAATGCTCGACGTCGTGAGCGACCTCGTTGCAAATGTGCCGCGAAAGTTCAAGCGCTCGATCGGCGAGAAGATCGACGCCGAGTGCATTGAAATAGCGGTGCTCGTTTTCCGTGCGAATGTCGCTACGAACAAGGAACCGCATCTCGTCGAGTTGCTTGAGCGTCTACAGGTGATCGAACTTCTTCTTCGCCTTGCAACGGACAAGCGCCTGATTTCGCGTGGTGGTTACGCGAAGGCGATTGACCTGAGCACGAGCATCGGCAAACAGGCAAATGGATGGCGCCGCGCCGCAAGTCGCCCGCTTCATGGAGGTCAAGGCCGTCATGACTGA
- a CDS encoding DUF1566 domain-containing protein, with protein MTITLEAIEAEQTKVNEMILAFKKQAATTVFHIAAATITLAPGERYAGLVLGENGEADYHLILLPGDAEDVDWEAAGKWATEHGGVLPNRREQSLLFANLKSEFQPTYYWSGQQHEEESGWAWYQYFGYGSQDDDREGLALRARAVRRLILQ; from the coding sequence ATGACAATCACGCTTGAGGCCATCGAGGCCGAACAAACAAAAGTCAACGAGATGATCTTGGCTTTCAAAAAACAGGCGGCTACCACGGTCTTCCACATCGCGGCAGCGACGATCACGCTCGCGCCGGGTGAACGTTACGCCGGTCTCGTGCTCGGCGAAAACGGTGAGGCCGACTATCACCTGATCCTGCTACCCGGCGACGCCGAGGATGTTGACTGGGAAGCGGCTGGTAAGTGGGCAACCGAACATGGCGGCGTATTGCCCAATCGTCGCGAACAGTCACTGCTCTTCGCCAACCTGAAGAGCGAGTTTCAACCGACGTATTACTGGTCCGGTCAACAGCACGAGGAAGAGTCCGGTTGGGCCTGGTATCAGTACTTCGGCTACGGTAGCCAGGACGACGACCGCGAGGGCCTCGCGCTCCGCGCGCGTGCCGTCCGCAGATTAATTCTTCAATAA